In Sphingobium amiense, a genomic segment contains:
- a CDS encoding endonuclease/exonuclease/phosphatase family protein produces MTMIRVASYNIRKAIGTDRRRVPERVIEVLNEVDADVIALQEADRRFGVRSAAIPPQLLEKASNYKPVPLNVQVDSMGWHGNALLVRKEAEIGAHDVLHLPYLEPRGATMAEVALKGATLRVFGMHLDLSGLWRRKQAAAVIHAAGQREAMPTVLMGDLNEWSADRGCLADFARHYSFAPCGRSFHARRPVARLDRIMHCGRMTLKGCGVHESAAARKASDHLPIWADFIVR; encoded by the coding sequence ATGACCATGATCCGCGTCGCGAGCTACAATATCCGCAAGGCCATCGGAACGGACAGGCGGCGGGTGCCCGAGCGGGTGATCGAGGTGCTGAACGAGGTCGATGCCGACGTGATCGCCCTTCAGGAAGCGGACCGGCGGTTCGGTGTGCGGTCCGCCGCCATTCCGCCGCAGCTTCTGGAGAAAGCCAGCAACTACAAGCCCGTGCCGCTCAATGTTCAGGTCGATTCGATGGGGTGGCACGGCAACGCACTGCTGGTGCGCAAGGAGGCGGAGATCGGCGCGCACGATGTGCTGCACCTCCCCTATCTGGAGCCGCGCGGCGCGACGATGGCCGAAGTCGCGCTCAAGGGCGCGACGCTGCGCGTTTTCGGCATGCATCTCGACCTCTCCGGCCTATGGCGGCGCAAGCAGGCCGCCGCCGTGATCCATGCGGCGGGCCAGCGCGAGGCGATGCCCACGGTGCTGATGGGCGACCTCAACGAATGGAGCGCGGATCGCGGCTGCCTCGCCGACTTCGCACGCCATTACAGCTTCGCGCCGTGCGGGCGCAGCTTTCATGCGCGCCGCCCGGTGGCGCGGCTCGACCGGATCATGCATTGCGGGCGGATGACGCTCAAAGGCTGCGGCGTCCATGAAAGCGCGGCGGCGCGCAAGGCGTCGGACCATCTGCCGATCTGGGCGGATTTTATTGTTCGCTGA
- a CDS encoding patatin-like protein, whose product MKERELRLALVCYGGISLAVYMHGITKEVWRLARASRAFHDHVPASDGSEAVYRQVLEAIEAESGIRLRVMPDIIAGASAGGINGIFLAQAIETGQSLEPLTDLWLDNADVDRLLDPDARPARALTKFWATPLVWMAARRPGDAVERTVAPDTREEVRMKLSRFIRSRWFEPPFGGDVFTGMLIDAFDAMEASERGPALLPEGHPLDLFVTVTDFEGHPQSLNLNSPPQVIETEHRLSIGFRARGRDARAFADPVELSFAARATASFPGAFPPFTVREMDRVLKRRHRSWPTRDAFLARALPRHAARGTAEDAVLIDGSVLANAPFAQAIGALRNRPSRREVDRRFVYIDPKPGHRSIRLNREGEQEDAPRGDDAPLPGFFRTIFGALSDIPREQPIRDNLEAIDRHSARIRRMRRILDALRPGIEAEVEGAVGRMLFLDRPTPARLSGWRARAQQRAAGAAGFAFPAYGHLKLSGIVESLSDLLFRLSGEESAMMREAYRQAVWSEVRARGADQLGEANGSASGPVDFFRAHDLAFRIRRLRYVARRLAETLELEAESDDPTVQAMHDAIYGALALYAECEDADFHGEAVVAAAKAVPTDAGAALDAVADARGLKARDDAADEMLAEAFAALPKGGRRTMLLAYLGFPFTDIATLPLLQGDTLDEYDPVKVDRISPEDCSAIRAGSADVTLKGIEFNNFGAFFSRAYRENDYLWGRLHGVERLLDIVNSATPVASRLSPERLADYRRAAFLAILEEEESRLSHVADLIASLRKEIG is encoded by the coding sequence ATGAAGGAGAGGGAATTACGGCTGGCGCTGGTCTGCTATGGCGGGATCAGCCTTGCCGTCTACATGCATGGCATCACCAAGGAAGTGTGGCGGCTGGCGCGGGCGAGCCGGGCCTTTCACGACCATGTTCCTGCCAGCGACGGCAGCGAAGCGGTCTACCGGCAGGTGCTGGAAGCGATCGAGGCGGAAAGCGGCATCCGGCTTCGCGTCATGCCGGATATCATCGCCGGTGCGAGCGCGGGCGGGATCAACGGCATCTTCCTCGCGCAGGCGATAGAGACCGGGCAGTCGCTGGAGCCGCTGACGGACCTGTGGCTCGACAATGCGGATGTCGACCGGCTGCTCGATCCCGATGCGCGGCCCGCGCGGGCGCTCACGAAATTCTGGGCGACGCCGCTCGTCTGGATGGCGGCGCGGCGGCCGGGCGATGCGGTGGAGCGGACGGTCGCGCCCGACACGCGCGAGGAGGTGCGCATGAAGCTGTCGCGCTTCATCCGCTCGCGCTGGTTCGAGCCGCCTTTCGGGGGCGACGTGTTCACCGGGATGCTGATCGACGCGTTCGACGCCATGGAGGCGAGCGAGCGCGGGCCGGCGCTGCTGCCCGAAGGCCATCCGCTCGACCTGTTTGTCACGGTCACGGATTTTGAGGGGCATCCGCAAAGTCTCAATCTCAACAGTCCGCCGCAAGTCATTGAAACTGAACATCGCCTGTCCATCGGCTTTCGGGCGCGGGGGCGCGATGCGCGGGCCTTTGCCGACCCTGTCGAACTGTCGTTCGCCGCCCGCGCGACGGCGAGCTTTCCCGGCGCTTTCCCCCCCTTCACCGTGCGGGAAATGGACCGGGTGCTGAAGCGCCGCCACCGGAGCTGGCCGACGCGCGACGCTTTTCTGGCGCGCGCCCTGCCCCGCCATGCGGCGCGAGGGACAGCGGAGGACGCCGTGCTGATCGACGGATCGGTGCTGGCCAACGCCCCGTTCGCGCAGGCCATCGGCGCGCTGCGTAACCGGCCGTCGCGGCGGGAAGTGGACCGGCGCTTCGTCTATATCGACCCCAAGCCCGGTCATCGTTCGATCCGCCTCAATCGCGAGGGCGAGCAGGAGGATGCGCCGCGCGGCGACGACGCGCCGCTGCCCGGATTTTTCCGCACCATCTTCGGCGCGCTCAGCGACATCCCGCGCGAACAGCCGATCCGCGACAATCTGGAAGCGATCGACCGGCATTCGGCTCGGATTCGGCGAATGCGGCGCATCCTCGACGCGCTGCGGCCCGGCATCGAGGCGGAGGTCGAGGGTGCGGTCGGGCGGATGCTGTTTCTCGACCGGCCGACGCCCGCGCGCCTGTCCGGCTGGCGGGCCAGAGCGCAGCAGCGGGCGGCGGGCGCGGCGGGCTTCGCGTTCCCGGCCTATGGGCATCTGAAACTGTCGGGCATCGTCGAATCGCTCAGCGACCTTCTTTTCCGCCTGTCGGGCGAGGAAAGCGCGATGATGCGGGAGGCATACCGGCAGGCGGTGTGGAGCGAGGTCCGGGCGCGGGGCGCGGATCAACTCGGCGAAGCGAACGGATCGGCGAGCGGGCCGGTGGATTTCTTCCGCGCCCATGACCTCGCCTTCCGCATCCGCCGCCTGCGTTATGTCGCGCGGCGGTTGGCCGAGACGCTGGAGCTGGAGGCGGAGAGCGACGATCCGACGGTGCAGGCGATGCACGACGCCATTTATGGCGCGCTGGCGCTCTATGCCGAATGCGAGGATGCGGATTTTCATGGCGAGGCGGTCGTGGCGGCGGCCAAGGCGGTGCCCACCGATGCGGGCGCGGCGCTGGACGCGGTGGCGGACGCGCGCGGCCTCAAGGCGCGGGACGATGCGGCGGACGAAATGCTGGCCGAAGCCTTTGCCGCCCTGCCCAAGGGCGGCCGCCGCACGATGCTGCTCGCCTATCTCGGCTTTCCCTTCACCGACATCGCGACACTACCGTTGCTTCAGGGTGACACTCTGGATGAATATGATCCGGTGAAGGTCGACCGGATTTCGCCGGAGGATTGCTCCGCCATCCGGGCGGGCAGCGCAGACGTCACTTTGAAAGGCATAGAATTCAATAATTTCGGTGCCTTCTTTAGCAGGGCTTATCGGGAAAACGACTATCTCTGGGGTCGGCTCCATGGCGTCGAGCGGCTTCTGGACATCGTGAATAGTGCAACACCCGTGGCAAGCCGTCTTTCCCCCGAGCGGCTGGCCGACTATAGGCGGGCCGCGTTTCTGGCGATCCTGGAAGAGGAAGAGTCGCGGCTGTCCCATGTGGCCGACCTCATCGCCAGCTTGCGAAAGGAAATCGGGTGA
- a CDS encoding 4a-hydroxytetrahydrobiopterin dehydratase — protein MIGKLSDEARALALADLPQWTAVAEPDGISRRFTFVDFAAAFGFMTRVAIMAEKADHHPEWSNVYNRVDILLTTHDAGGLSQRDVDMAKAIDAIA, from the coding sequence ATGATCGGGAAGTTGAGCGATGAAGCGCGCGCGCTGGCGTTGGCGGACCTGCCGCAATGGACGGCGGTGGCGGAGCCGGACGGCATTTCGCGCCGCTTCACCTTCGTCGATTTCGCCGCCGCCTTCGGCTTCATGACGCGCGTGGCGATCATGGCGGAAAAGGCGGACCATCATCCCGAATGGTCGAACGTCTATAATCGGGTGGACATCCTGCTCACCACCCATGACGCGGGCGGCCTGTCGCAGCGGGACGTGGACATGGCGAAGGCGATCGACGCCATCGCCTGA
- a CDS encoding metallopeptidase family protein, which produces MASDGQPPLFAPTAQQIETLALEALSRLPPPFSEHLAHVVLFVEEFADEDVLREMEIDDPFGLTGLYTGRPVGQDAQTGDAPPTVHLYRRPLLDEWVETGVPLDALITHVVVHEIGHHFGLSDLDMHVLEDMVAP; this is translated from the coding sequence ATGGCATCCGACGGTCAACCGCCCCTCTTCGCGCCCACCGCGCAACAGATCGAGACGCTGGCGCTGGAGGCGCTGTCCCGCCTGCCCCCGCCCTTCAGCGAGCATCTCGCCCATGTCGTCCTCTTCGTCGAGGAATTCGCGGATGAAGACGTGCTCAGGGAGATGGAGATCGACGATCCGTTCGGCCTGACCGGCCTCTATACCGGCCGCCCGGTCGGACAGGACGCGCAGACGGGGGACGCGCCGCCGACCGTGCATCTCTACCGCCGCCCCCTGCTCGACGAATGGGTGGAAACGGGCGTGCCGCTCGATGCGCTCATCACGCATGTCGTAGTGCATGAGATCGGCCATCATTTCGGCCTGTCCGATCTCGACATGCATGTGCTGGAGGACATGGTCGCGCCATGA
- the ccmA gene encoding heme ABC exporter ATP-binding protein CcmA, which translates to MSGASLRLCDVACLRGERLLFRGVSLDLAPGGAALLTGPNGVGKSSLLRLCAGLLRPYAGSVEREGRIALSDERLALDQDAPLERALGFWAGLDGAVPGAVGAAMDSVALGPLAQVPVRMLSTGQRKRAMLARVIASGAPIWLLDEPGNGLDDASLALLGDAVGAHLARGGIVLAASHQPLPLPACTTMALGDYRPEVAA; encoded by the coding sequence ATGAGCGGCGCGTCCCTGCGGCTTTGCGATGTCGCCTGCCTGCGCGGCGAGCGCCTGCTGTTCCGTGGCGTTTCGCTGGACCTGGCGCCGGGTGGCGCAGCGCTGCTGACCGGACCCAATGGCGTGGGCAAATCGAGCCTCCTGCGGCTGTGCGCGGGGTTGCTGCGCCCCTATGCGGGATCGGTGGAACGCGAAGGGCGGATCGCGCTGAGCGACGAGCGGCTGGCGCTGGATCAGGACGCGCCGCTGGAGCGGGCGCTGGGCTTCTGGGCCGGGCTGGACGGAGCCGTGCCCGGAGCGGTCGGGGCGGCGATGGATTCCGTGGCGCTGGGACCGCTGGCGCAGGTGCCGGTGCGGATGCTGTCCACCGGGCAGCGCAAGCGCGCGATGCTGGCGCGGGTGATCGCGAGCGGCGCGCCGATCTGGCTGCTGGACGAACCGGGCAACGGGCTGGACGATGCGTCGCTGGCGCTGCTGGGCGATGCGGTCGGAGCGCATCTGGCGCGCGGCGGGATCGTGCTCGCGGCATCGCACCAGCCGCTTCCCCTGCCCGCCTGCACGACGATGGCGCTGGGTGACTATCGGCCCGAGGTGGCCGCATGA
- a CDS encoding heme exporter protein CcmB, producing the protein MRALRLLIARDLRQAWASAGLWLPVAFLLLVASLYPFAVGPDAAVLARTGGGMIWIAALLACLLPVDRLIAPDMEAGVLDQIALRGIGEEMLVTARLIAHWLGFGPPLMLASLPAAALLKLDAGTILKLEAGLLLGTPALAALGLLVATLTAGLRSSGALAGLLALPLAVPLLIFGAGSLGDGSGAAIKFLGAASLLLVAITPLAGGAAIRAGRE; encoded by the coding sequence ATGAGGGCGCTGCGGCTCCTGATCGCGCGCGACCTGCGGCAGGCGTGGGCGTCGGCGGGGCTGTGGCTGCCCGTCGCGTTCCTGCTGCTGGTCGCCAGCCTTTATCCCTTCGCTGTGGGACCGGACGCGGCCGTGCTGGCGCGGACCGGCGGCGGCATGATCTGGATCGCAGCGCTGCTCGCCTGCCTGCTGCCGGTCGACCGGCTGATCGCGCCGGACATGGAAGCGGGCGTGCTCGACCAGATCGCGCTGCGCGGCATCGGGGAGGAGATGCTGGTGACGGCGCGGCTGATCGCACACTGGCTGGGGTTCGGGCCGCCGCTGATGCTGGCGAGCCTGCCTGCCGCCGCGCTGCTGAAGCTCGACGCGGGAACGATCCTCAAGCTGGAGGCGGGCCTGCTGCTAGGCACGCCTGCGCTGGCGGCGCTGGGGCTGCTGGTCGCGACGCTGACGGCGGGGCTGCGGTCGAGCGGGGCGCTGGCGGGGCTGCTGGCGCTGCCGCTCGCGGTGCCGCTGCTGATCTTCGGCGCGGGATCGCTGGGCGACGGCAGCGGGGCGGCGATCAAGTTTCTGGGCGCGGCGTCGCTGCTGCTGGTGGCGATCACGCCCCTTGCCGGGGGCGCGGCGATCCGCGCCGGGCGGGAATAG